A stretch of the Sulfuritortus calidifontis genome encodes the following:
- a CDS encoding class I SAM-dependent methyltransferase, translating into MRRLREYHSTRRSLDEVIDWAMHFGGKGLMKVQTLQIPWEITQLARAVQALQPKVIVEIGTARGGTLLLWSYLASEEVIACDLNDMSIQAPLFTRFPPPDSRCKVTLLSGNSHETAFKRRVATALAGRKADFLFIDGDHTVDGVAADYEDYREFVRPGGLIAFHDIVEKQPLPTNQVAQFWQRIKHETETTEFIHDPQQCGFGIGLIRVN; encoded by the coding sequence ATGCGCCGCTTGCGCGAATACCATTCCACACGGCGTTCGTTGGATGAGGTGATCGATTGGGCCATGCATTTCGGCGGCAAGGGCTTGATGAAGGTGCAGACCCTGCAGATACCATGGGAGATCACCCAACTCGCCCGCGCCGTACAAGCCCTGCAACCGAAGGTGATCGTGGAAATCGGCACCGCCCGGGGCGGCACGCTGCTGCTCTGGTCCTACCTGGCCTCGGAAGAAGTGATCGCCTGTGACCTCAATGATATGTCGATCCAAGCCCCCCTGTTCACCCGGTTCCCCCCGCCCGACTCGCGCTGCAAGGTCACCCTGCTCAGCGGCAACTCGCACGAGACGGCGTTCAAACGGCGCGTGGCAACCGCCCTGGCAGGGCGCAAGGCCGACTTCCTGTTCATCGATGGCGACCATACCGTCGACGGCGTGGCGGCCGATTATGAGGACTACCGAGAATTCGTTCGCCCGGGCGGCCTGATCGCCTTCCACGATATCGTCGAGAAACAACCTCTGCCGACCAATCAAGTCGCCCAATTCTGGCAACGAATCAAACATGAAACCGAGACGACGGAATTTATCCACGATCCGCAGCAGTGCGGCTTCGGCATCGGCCTGATCCGGGTCAATTAA
- the aroQ gene encoding type II 3-dehydroquinate dehydratase: protein MPTKRSPSQPSAPAAKSRILVLHGPNLNLLGSREPEHYGSQTLADIDQALKEQGAASGVVVETFQSNAESKLVDRIHQARTEGVGFIIINPAAYTHTSVALRDALAGVAIPFIEVHLSNVHARESFRHHSYFSDLAVGVISGLGAMGYLFALGYALNAMEE, encoded by the coding sequence ATGCCTACCAAGCGTTCGCCGTCGCAGCCTTCGGCCCCGGCGGCCAAGAGCCGAATCCTAGTCCTCCACGGTCCCAATCTCAACCTTTTGGGCAGCCGTGAGCCGGAGCACTATGGCAGCCAGACCCTGGCCGACATCGACCAGGCCCTGAAGGAACAGGGTGCCGCCAGCGGCGTCGTGGTCGAGACCTTCCAGAGCAACGCCGAAAGCAAACTGGTCGACCGAATTCATCAGGCCCGCACCGAGGGTGTGGGTTTCATCATCATCAATCCCGCCGCCTACACCCATACCAGCGTCGCCCTGCGTGACGCCCTGGCCGGGGTGGCGATTCCCTTTATCGAGGTGCATCTGTCCAACGTCCATGCCCGCGAGAGCTTCCGCCATCATTCCTATTTCTCCGATCTGGCGGTTGGCGTGATCAGCGGCCTGGGCGCCATGGGCTATCTGTTCGCCCTGGGCTATGCCCTCAATGCAATGGAGGAGTAA
- a CDS encoding glycosyltransferase family 2 protein translates to MPDKLPISVFIIAKNEADRIPVAIRSVLDWVDEVIVIDSGSEDATVTVSEALGARVVFNAWRGYGPQKVFGEGLCRNRWLLNIDADEEISPELAAEIRELFARGEPACVAYTLPILPLYPFQDRGHPWTAFHHPVRLYRKDKAGFKDALVHDSVVVREGRVGRLEGMVIHRSFRSLAHHVEKVNGYSSAQAEDMVAKGRNPSLLALLLTPAFAFFKQYVLRREFVNGIDGIVVSHMYAFQRFIRLAKARELNRLRRKAGGEDK, encoded by the coding sequence ATGCCTGACAAGCTGCCGATTTCCGTTTTCATCATCGCCAAGAACGAGGCCGACCGCATCCCCGTCGCCATCCGCAGCGTGCTCGACTGGGTCGACGAGGTCATCGTCATCGACAGCGGTAGCGAAGATGCCACGGTGACGGTGAGCGAGGCGCTCGGTGCCCGGGTGGTGTTCAATGCCTGGCGCGGTTATGGCCCGCAAAAGGTATTCGGCGAGGGTTTGTGCCGCAACCGCTGGCTGCTCAACATCGATGCCGATGAAGAGATCTCCCCGGAACTCGCGGCCGAAATCCGTGAACTGTTCGCCCGCGGCGAGCCGGCCTGCGTGGCCTATACCCTGCCCATCCTGCCGCTCTACCCCTTTCAGGACCGCGGCCATCCCTGGACCGCTTTCCATCACCCGGTGCGGCTGTATCGCAAGGACAAGGCCGGGTTCAAGGATGCCTTGGTGCACGATTCCGTCGTAGTGCGAGAGGGAAGGGTCGGCCGCCTCGAAGGCATGGTCATTCACCGCTCCTTCCGTTCGCTGGCGCATCATGTGGAGAAGGTGAACGGCTATTCCAGCGCCCAGGCCGAGGACATGGTCGCCAAGGGGCGCAATCCCTCGCTGCTGGCCTTGCTTCTGACCCCCGCCTTCGCTTTTTTCAAGCAGTATGTCCTGCGCCGGGAGTTCGTCAACGGCATCGATGGCATCGTGGTCAGTCACATGTACGCCTTCCAGCGCTTCATTCGCCTGGCCAAGGCGCGCGAGCTCAACCGGCTGCGGCGCAAGGCCGGCGGCGAAGATAAGTGA
- a CDS encoding FkbM family methyltransferase, translated as MFATPSGLLGIPILKRLIPSILRRYAALFKHRYSVESRLGVLMLLDQKNLIDKNLLVRGAWEPEQISTLTRLARERCAETQATCAFLDIGAHWGLYSILMDKTGLFDRILAFEPEPTNFAQLQGNLFVNRATGAIEAHQLAISDHDGEVVIEAGPDFNRGRTLVSDKIEAGQKGIPCRRLDELIKLDNACVVAKIDVEGHEAAVLRGMTELLQKNHCLLQIESFGETAETLETLLGDGYRRLLRIGDDHYFSNF; from the coding sequence ATGTTTGCGACCCCTTCCGGCCTGCTGGGCATCCCCATACTGAAACGCCTCATTCCCAGCATACTGCGTCGCTATGCGGCGTTGTTCAAGCATCGCTACTCAGTCGAATCCAGGCTGGGTGTACTCATGCTGCTGGACCAGAAAAACCTGATCGACAAAAACCTGCTTGTGCGCGGCGCCTGGGAACCCGAGCAGATTTCGACCCTGACCCGCCTCGCCCGCGAGCGTTGCGCAGAAACGCAGGCCACCTGCGCCTTTCTCGACATCGGCGCTCACTGGGGCCTTTACTCCATCCTCATGGACAAGACGGGCTTGTTCGATCGCATCCTGGCCTTCGAACCGGAGCCGACCAACTTCGCCCAACTGCAGGGCAATCTCTTCGTCAATCGGGCGACCGGGGCGATCGAGGCACACCAGTTGGCCATCTCCGACCACGACGGCGAGGTGGTCATAGAGGCCGGCCCCGATTTCAACCGTGGCCGCACCTTGGTCAGTGACAAGATCGAGGCCGGGCAAAAAGGCATTCCCTGCCGCCGCTTGGATGAGCTGATCAAGCTGGATAATGCTTGCGTTGTCGCCAAGATCGACGTCGAGGGTCACGAAGCAGCAGTGCTCAGAGGCATGACCGAATTGCTACAAAAAAACCATTGTCTGCTACAAATCGAATCCTTCGGCGAAACGGCAGAAACGCTGGAGACCCTGCTTGGCGATGGCTATCGCCGCCTACTGCGCATTGGCGACGACCACTACTTCAGCAATTTTTAA
- a CDS encoding O-antigen ligase family protein: MSTLNLLKPHLTAESLARFFGLMLIAWQPFWSGARLPTLLLVLLGLWMLWHKRIDFSSTPVKRLGMVFLLLGVPVLISIPGSYDIQGSLSVAAVLLLFYIAGLALLQGLKRSEDQQWLQKWLLIVLLAWTMDGWIQYLFGRDLLGVPFGEDGRILGPFGGNLHLGIFLTVLMPATLWHLAKERPWVALVILALIAFIAGMSGARSNVVFLLLGSALLFTQFAWRQRLLMAPILAGMLALTVALSPTLPAKISQFSSFTTNTGLFQKIDNALSLRLTIWETGWHMLQDRPFTGVGTSAFAEAYDTYSPRTDDPFRNGGPMKTPYHAHQMYVSIAAESGWPGLIGLMVAIGLCASWFFRAPQAYRHQAAPYAASLAVIVFPIQSQPVLYTIWWFPIVLLLLCSMITSLSLPTPAEKPKQ; the protein is encoded by the coding sequence ATGTCTACCTTGAACTTGCTCAAGCCCCATCTTACTGCTGAATCGCTCGCCCGTTTTTTCGGACTGATGCTGATCGCCTGGCAACCCTTCTGGAGCGGCGCACGACTGCCGACGCTGCTGCTGGTTTTGCTGGGCCTCTGGATGCTGTGGCACAAGCGAATCGACTTTTCCTCGACCCCGGTCAAACGCCTGGGCATGGTTTTCCTGCTGCTGGGCGTGCCGGTGTTGATCTCCATTCCCGGCTCTTACGACATCCAGGGCAGCCTCAGCGTCGCCGCCGTCCTGCTGCTGTTCTATATCGCCGGCCTGGCCTTGCTGCAGGGACTCAAACGCAGCGAAGACCAGCAATGGCTGCAGAAGTGGCTATTGATCGTCCTGCTGGCGTGGACGATGGACGGCTGGATTCAATATTTGTTCGGCCGCGATCTGCTTGGCGTGCCATTCGGCGAAGACGGCCGTATCCTGGGGCCATTTGGTGGCAATCTGCATCTGGGCATCTTCCTCACGGTATTGATGCCGGCCACCCTCTGGCATCTGGCCAAAGAACGCCCTTGGGTCGCGCTCGTCATCCTGGCTTTGATCGCCTTCATCGCCGGCATGAGCGGGGCCCGCTCCAATGTCGTCTTTCTGCTGCTGGGCAGCGCCCTTCTGTTTACCCAATTTGCCTGGCGCCAGCGCCTGCTCATGGCGCCCATCCTCGCCGGCATGCTCGCCCTCACCGTCGCGCTGTCGCCCACACTACCTGCCAAAATCAGTCAATTTTCCTCCTTCACTACGAATACCGGCCTCTTCCAGAAGATCGACAACGCCCTGAGCCTGCGCCTCACCATCTGGGAAACCGGCTGGCATATGCTGCAGGACCGGCCGTTCACCGGGGTGGGCACGAGCGCATTCGCCGAAGCTTATGACACATACAGTCCACGCACAGATGACCCATTCCGCAACGGCGGTCCGATGAAGACGCCTTACCACGCCCATCAGATGTATGTCTCCATCGCCGCCGAATCCGGCTGGCCTGGGCTGATCGGCCTGATGGTCGCCATTGGCCTGTGCGCCTCCTGGTTTTTTCGGGCCCCGCAAGCGTATCGCCATCAGGCGGCACCTTATGCCGCCTCACTGGCCGTAATCGTGTTTCCCATCCAGTCCCAGCCGGTGCTCTATACGATCTGGTGGTTTCCCATTGTGTTGCTGCTCTTGTGCAGCATGATTACGAGCCTAAGCCTCCCCACCCCTGCAGAAAAGCCTAAGCAATGA
- a CDS encoding glycosyltransferase encodes MSKTVLWWGRFDPDYSRNRILRQAFRELGWAVVDFRPALSALADWEAMLHKLPAVDLVWVPCFRQRDIAAARRWSRRHGVPLIVDPLISAYDKQVFERGKFAESSRRAERLRHWEGKLLRSADMLIADTAAHAEFYARTFDIPMARIRVIHVGAEEPLFHPAPMPPYDGKRPLEVLFYGSFIGLQGPQVIVEAARLYQGPPVRWVLLGEGPLKAECMRLARGLENVVFEPHLAYAELPARIHRADILLGVFGTSAKAARVIPNKVFQALACGRPVITRRGEAYPGELLESAGSGIVWLPPGRAEALAQAMSAMAGQVTVLTEIGRQARVSYERYFSASAIRTELALALVASRSGA; translated from the coding sequence GTGAGCAAGACCGTCCTCTGGTGGGGGCGCTTCGACCCCGACTATTCCAGAAATCGCATCCTGCGCCAGGCCTTTCGCGAACTGGGGTGGGCTGTCGTGGATTTCCGGCCCGCGCTCAGCGCCCTCGCCGACTGGGAGGCAATGCTGCACAAGTTGCCTGCGGTGGATCTGGTCTGGGTGCCCTGTTTCCGTCAGCGCGACATCGCCGCTGCGCGGCGTTGGAGCCGACGGCATGGCGTGCCCTTGATCGTCGATCCACTGATCTCCGCTTACGACAAGCAGGTGTTCGAGCGGGGTAAATTCGCCGAGAGCAGCCGACGGGCCGAACGGCTGCGACACTGGGAGGGCAAGCTGCTGCGTTCGGCAGACATGCTCATTGCCGATACCGCGGCCCATGCCGAGTTCTACGCGCGAACCTTCGATATCCCAATGGCGCGGATCAGGGTCATTCATGTCGGGGCCGAAGAACCCCTGTTTCATCCTGCGCCAATGCCGCCTTACGATGGCAAGCGCCCGCTGGAGGTGCTGTTTTATGGCAGCTTCATCGGCCTGCAGGGGCCGCAGGTGATCGTTGAGGCGGCCCGCCTTTACCAGGGGCCGCCGGTGCGTTGGGTGCTGCTCGGCGAGGGGCCGCTCAAGGCTGAATGCATGCGACTGGCCCGAGGACTGGAAAACGTGGTCTTTGAGCCGCACCTGGCTTATGCAGAGCTGCCGGCACGCATCCATCGGGCGGACATCCTGCTGGGCGTGTTCGGCACCTCGGCCAAGGCCGCTCGGGTGATTCCGAACAAGGTGTTCCAGGCTTTGGCCTGTGGAAGGCCGGTCATTACCCGCAGGGGCGAAGCGTATCCGGGCGAGCTGTTGGAATCGGCCGGTAGTGGCATTGTCTGGTTGCCGCCGGGACGGGCGGAGGCGTTGGCTCAGGCCATGTCGGCCATGGCAGGGCAGGTTACGGTCTTGACGGAAATTGGTCGGCAGGCTCGGGTAAGTTATGAGCGCTACTTCAGTGCGTCGGCTATCCGTACCGAGTTGGCGCTGGCTTTGGTGGCAAGCCGGAGCGGCGCTTAA
- a CDS encoding glycosyltransferase family 4 protein: MPDTMTPRHRLTVVQVLPALDAGGVERGTLEVGKYLVEHGHRSIVISAGGRLVEQLMREGSEHVQWDIGRKSLWTLRLVPRLRRFLRENRVDILHVRSRLPAWIGYLAWQGMDPKNRPHLVTTVHGPYSVNPYSAVMTRGERVIVISGMIRDYVLKNYPGIDPGRLRLIYRGVDPAAFPYGYRPSQAWLDSWYAKFPQTRGKRLITLPARITRWKGQEDFIELIGRLKPGHPDIHGLIVGEPHPRRRQFLEELKAKVHAFGLDGSITFTGHRSDLREIMALSAIVLSLSREPEAFGRTTVEALSLGVPAIGYNHGGVGEQLAAILPDGAVPVGELDTVETRIKKWLNRPPQIPETQPFTLQRMLENTLNVYLELAQAPSYC, encoded by the coding sequence TTGCCTGACACGATGACGCCCCGACACCGACTCACCGTGGTCCAGGTTTTGCCCGCGCTCGATGCCGGCGGGGTGGAACGCGGCACCCTGGAGGTGGGCAAGTACCTGGTCGAGCACGGCCACCGCTCCATCGTCATCTCGGCTGGCGGCCGTCTGGTCGAGCAACTGATGCGCGAGGGCAGCGAGCACGTGCAATGGGACATCGGCCGCAAAAGCCTGTGGACCCTGCGCCTCGTCCCGCGTCTGCGCCGGTTCCTGCGGGAAAACCGGGTGGACATCCTGCACGTGCGCTCGCGCCTGCCGGCCTGGATTGGCTATCTGGCCTGGCAGGGCATGGACCCCAAGAACCGCCCGCATCTGGTCACCACCGTGCATGGCCCCTACTCGGTCAACCCTTACAGCGCGGTGATGACCCGGGGCGAGCGGGTCATCGTCATCTCCGGGATGATCCGCGACTATGTGCTGAAAAATTACCCCGGGATCGACCCCGGCAGGCTGCGCCTTATTTATAGAGGCGTCGACCCGGCGGCCTTCCCCTACGGCTACCGGCCGTCCCAAGCCTGGCTTGATAGCTGGTATGCAAAGTTCCCGCAGACGCGGGGCAAGCGGCTCATCACCCTGCCGGCCCGCATCACGCGCTGGAAAGGCCAGGAGGATTTCATCGAACTCATCGGCCGGCTCAAGCCCGGCCACCCGGACATCCACGGCCTGATCGTGGGCGAGCCCCACCCGCGGCGCCGGCAATTCCTGGAAGAATTGAAGGCCAAGGTCCATGCGTTCGGCCTGGATGGATCCATCACCTTCACCGGCCACCGCAGCGACCTCAGGGAGATCATGGCGCTCTCGGCCATCGTGCTCTCGCTCTCGCGCGAGCCCGAGGCCTTCGGCCGCACCACGGTCGAGGCCCTGAGCCTGGGCGTGCCGGCGATCGGCTACAATCACGGCGGCGTCGGCGAGCAATTGGCCGCGATCCTGCCCGACGGCGCTGTGCCCGTGGGCGAACTCGATACTGTCGAAACACGAATAAAAAAATGGCTGAACCGGCCACCCCAGATACCGGAGACGCAACCGTTCACCTTGCAGCGGATGCTGGAAAACACCCTGAATGTCTACCTTGAACTTGCTCAAGCCCCATCTTACTGCTGA
- a CDS encoding mitochondrial fission ELM1 family protein, translating to MRFSPDSPLVIWRLIDGKAGHEKQSQGLAEALGRHVATKIHEIPVNSPLSSLFDWLLGRFPAGRGLPVPHLLIGAGHRTHLSLLAARRAWGGRAVVLMQPSLPLCLFDLCLIPAHDQPPARSNVIATRGALNTARPSRQHDAGLGLILVGGPSGHFGWDSRQVIRNIAEIVRKMPDIRWRLTTSRRTPADFLDSLSRTGLPNLEIVPADATPPGWLETELARAGQAWVTEDSVSMVYEALTAGCAVGLLRLPRQGDSRVARGVDQLISDNWVTPFEAWQPGQPLLAAPEGFDEAERCARRILEKWFA from the coding sequence ATGCGGTTTTCCCCGGACTCCCCCCTGGTCATTTGGCGCCTGATCGATGGCAAAGCCGGCCATGAAAAGCAGAGCCAAGGCCTGGCAGAGGCATTGGGCCGCCACGTTGCCACCAAGATCCATGAAATTCCAGTGAATTCGCCGCTATCCAGCCTGTTCGACTGGCTGCTCGGCCGTTTTCCCGCCGGCCGCGGCCTGCCCGTCCCCCACTTATTGATAGGTGCCGGCCACCGCACCCATCTCAGCCTGCTCGCCGCTCGGCGCGCCTGGGGCGGCCGGGCCGTGGTGCTGATGCAGCCCAGCCTGCCGCTTTGCCTGTTCGACCTGTGCCTGATCCCGGCCCACGACCAACCTCCGGCACGCAGCAACGTCATCGCCACACGCGGCGCCCTCAATACCGCCCGCCCCAGTCGACAGCACGATGCCGGCCTGGGGCTGATCCTGGTCGGCGGTCCTTCCGGCCATTTTGGCTGGGATAGCCGACAGGTTATTCGCAATATCGCCGAAATTGTCCGAAAGATGCCGGACATCCGCTGGCGCCTGACCACCTCGCGCCGCACCCCGGCCGATTTTCTGGACAGTCTGAGCCGGACCGGGCTGCCGAATCTGGAGATCGTGCCGGCCGACGCCACCCCGCCCGGCTGGCTGGAGACCGAACTGGCCCGCGCCGGCCAGGCCTGGGTGACCGAGGACAGCGTGTCCATGGTCTACGAGGCGCTCACCGCCGGCTGCGCGGTCGGCCTGCTGCGCCTGCCCCGCCAGGGCGACAGCCGGGTCGCCCGCGGCGTCGATCAATTGATCAGCGACAACTGGGTCACCCCGTTCGAGGCCTGGCAGCCGGGTCAACCCCTGCTCGCGGCGCCCGAAGGCTTCGACGAGGCCGAGCGCTGCGCCCGCCGGATCCTGGAAAAGTGGTTTGCCTGA
- a CDS encoding glycosyltransferase family 61 protein, whose product MANPYTKPLHLVRKRIVRWAEHGLMPAIERESAAQLIHHESRQKDWGVDLPDLPEHIQALYRVWQTDPDESWVRLYRGPATLDPVAGLVFVRGRVVWGSTDARPRVRERSPKWQVHWGGDHRRFDAVISLRSIFETNYFHYLNDVLPKLRLAEQLGLPESIPVVVSERLAACRFFADTVRLGFFGGRQVIVQGAREAIAAKEIYVPSDFDCDRVAYDWLCDRLGAGCHADKGGAIYVHRGASSPNRRGYRNEAEVFRLMARHGVRVVDPAEYSLAEQIDLFSRAGLVIGPHGAGLVNLLFRRGPGDLLELFNPNIGTPHYYLIARLRGLGYRWRYNLSPQGKENVASSEMDIAAVELALKELMG is encoded by the coding sequence ATGGCCAACCCCTACACCAAGCCCCTCCATCTTGTCCGCAAGCGGATTGTCCGTTGGGCCGAGCACGGCCTCATGCCGGCTATCGAGCGTGAGTCGGCCGCGCAACTGATTCACCACGAAAGCCGGCAGAAGGACTGGGGTGTTGATTTACCCGATCTGCCCGAACACATTCAGGCGCTCTATCGTGTCTGGCAGACGGACCCGGACGAATCCTGGGTGCGCCTGTATCGTGGGCCGGCCACGCTCGACCCGGTGGCAGGGTTGGTGTTCGTCCGCGGCCGGGTGGTCTGGGGGTCCACCGACGCGCGGCCTCGCGTGCGTGAGCGTTCGCCAAAGTGGCAGGTACACTGGGGTGGCGATCACCGCCGCTTCGACGCGGTGATTTCGCTGCGCAGCATTTTCGAAACCAATTATTTCCATTACCTGAACGATGTGCTGCCCAAGCTGCGCTTGGCCGAGCAATTGGGGCTGCCGGAATCGATTCCCGTCGTGGTGTCGGAACGGCTGGCGGCCTGCCGTTTCTTCGCCGATACGGTGCGACTGGGTTTCTTTGGTGGCCGCCAGGTGATCGTCCAGGGCGCGCGCGAGGCGATCGCGGCTAAAGAGATTTACGTGCCGAGCGATTTCGACTGCGATCGCGTGGCTTATGACTGGCTCTGCGACCGTCTTGGCGCAGGGTGCCATGCGGACAAAGGCGGTGCCATCTACGTCCATCGCGGCGCCAGTTCGCCGAACCGGAGGGGTTACCGGAACGAGGCAGAAGTATTCCGTCTAATGGCACGACATGGCGTGCGGGTGGTCGATCCGGCCGAGTATTCGCTGGCTGAGCAGATCGATCTGTTCTCGCGGGCTGGCCTGGTGATCGGCCCGCATGGCGCCGGCCTGGTCAACCTCTTGTTCCGGCGTGGTCCGGGTGACCTGCTCGAGTTGTTCAACCCCAACATCGGCACGCCGCACTACTACCTGATTGCGCGCTTGCGCGGGCTGGGGTATCGCTGGCGCTACAATCTGAGTCCGCAGGGTAAGGAAAACGTGGCTTCTTCCGAAATGGATATCGCCGCAGTGGAACTTGCACTGAAGGAATTGATGGGGTGA
- the accB gene encoding acetyl-CoA carboxylase biotin carboxyl carrier protein: MDLRKLKKLIDLVQDSGVAELEITEGEEKVRITRVVAGGQSMMGHMPMHMMAPMPTIPVSEPAPAAEAAEPGLPEGHVVKSPMVGTFYRAPGPGAKAFVEVGQSVSAGDTLCIIEAMKLMNEIEADQGGTIKAILVENGQPVEYGEPLFIIG; this comes from the coding sequence ATGGATTTGCGCAAGCTGAAGAAGCTGATCGACCTGGTCCAGGACTCGGGCGTGGCCGAGCTGGAGATCACCGAGGGTGAAGAGAAGGTTCGCATCACCCGCGTCGTGGCCGGTGGCCAGTCGATGATGGGCCATATGCCCATGCACATGATGGCGCCGATGCCGACCATCCCGGTTTCTGAGCCGGCTCCTGCCGCCGAGGCCGCCGAGCCGGGCCTGCCCGAGGGTCACGTGGTCAAGTCGCCCATGGTCGGCACCTTCTACCGCGCCCCCGGCCCCGGCGCCAAGGCCTTCGTCGAGGTCGGTCAGTCGGTCAGCGCCGGCGACACCCTGTGCATCATCGAGGCCATGAAGCTGATGAACGAGATCGAGGCCGACCAGGGCGGCACGATCAAGGCCATCCTGGTTGAGAATGGCCAACCCGTCGAATACGGCGAGCCGCTGTTCATCATCGGCTGA
- a CDS encoding glycosyltransferase family 2 protein codes for MRKRFSIIIVHRNGVEGLLLALQHLMQACDPALDEIILVDNGSTDASLAEVTARYPQLTVIANGCNNGFARACNQGIARAEGDYILLLNNDAFLPSDALVRLEGRLRDYPAAGIIAGQLYGENGERQRSHGYAPTALSEVGLLRRKSQPVTGDQPVEVETVVGACMAIRRAAIEDAGPLDEDFFFYFEETEWCVRLRRKGWRILLDPGLRITHLKGASTRAYRREAQIEMLRSRLIYYRKVFSRPVAVGLAAWRILRLIFNALTHGLAVLLTLGLLSRLRSKFLTYLRLLAWLLVGRPAAWGLPDKCPAAKA; via the coding sequence ATGCGCAAACGCTTTTCCATCATCATCGTCCACCGCAATGGTGTCGAAGGGCTGCTTCTGGCCCTGCAGCATTTGATGCAGGCCTGCGATCCGGCGCTGGACGAAATCATCCTGGTCGATAACGGCAGCACCGATGCCTCTCTTGCCGAGGTGACGGCCCGCTACCCTCAGCTGACCGTGATCGCCAACGGCTGCAACAATGGCTTTGCCCGGGCCTGCAATCAAGGCATTGCCCGCGCCGAAGGCGATTACATCCTGCTGTTGAACAACGATGCCTTCCTGCCGTCGGATGCCCTGGTTCGTCTGGAAGGCCGGCTACGCGACTACCCGGCTGCTGGCATCATCGCCGGCCAGCTGTATGGCGAGAATGGTGAGCGGCAGCGGTCGCATGGTTATGCCCCGACTGCCCTGTCCGAGGTAGGGCTGTTGCGGCGCAAGTCGCAGCCGGTGACCGGCGATCAGCCGGTCGAGGTGGAAACCGTCGTGGGCGCCTGCATGGCCATACGCCGCGCGGCCATCGAAGATGCCGGTCCGCTCGACGAGGACTTCTTCTTCTATTTCGAGGAGACCGAGTGGTGCGTGCGGCTGCGGCGCAAAGGGTGGCGCATCCTGCTCGATCCGGGCCTGCGCATCACCCACCTCAAGGGCGCAAGCACTCGCGCCTACCGTCGTGAGGCCCAGATCGAGATGCTGCGCTCCCGCCTCATTTACTATCGCAAGGTCTTTTCGCGCCCTGTCGCCGTGGGCCTTGCCGCCTGGCGGATCCTGCGCCTCATCTTCAATGCGCTGACCCATGGCCTGGCGGTGCTGTTGACGCTCGGCTTGCTAAGCAGGCTGCGGAGCAAGTTTCTTACTTATTTGCGGTTGTTGGCCTGGTTGCTAGTCGGGCGGCCAGCGGCATGGGGGCTGCCGGACAAGTGTCCTGCCGCTAAGGCATGA